In Daucus carota subsp. sativus chromosome 4, DH1 v3.0, whole genome shotgun sequence, one DNA window encodes the following:
- the LOC108218051 gene encoding magnesium-chelatase subunit ChlH, chloroplastic — MASLMSSPFTLPTTKVDQLSSISQKHYFLHSFLPKKTNPSNSKSPMRVKCAVVGNGLFTQTSPEVRRVVPENLQGLPTVRIVYVVLEAQYQSSLTEAVQILNKSEKNASYEVVGYLVEELRDEETYKTFCKDVEEANIFIGSLIFVEELALKVKAAVEKERDRLDAVLVFPSMPEVMRLNKLGTFSMSQLGQSKSPFFQLLKGKKSSAGFADSMLKLVRTLPKVLKYLPSDKAQDARLYILSLQFWLGGSPDNLVNFVKMISGSYVPALKGLKIEYSDPVLFLDNGIWHPLAPCMYDDVKEYLNWYGTRRDANEKLKSPNAPVVGLILQRSHIVTGDDSHYVAVIMELEAKGAKVIPIFAGGLDFSGPVDKYLVDPISKKPFVHSVVSLTGFALVGGPARQDHPKAIEALMKLDVPYIVALPLVFQTTEEWLNSTLGLHPIQVALQVALPELDGGMEPIVFSGRDPRTGKSHALHKRVEQLCTRAINWGELRRKTKAEKKVAITVFSFPPDKGNVGTAAYLNVFASIFSVLKDLEGDGYNLEGLPETAEALIEDILHDKEAQFSSPNLNVAYKMGVREYYKLTSYATALEENWGKAPGSLNSDGENLLVYGKQYGNVFIGVQPTFGYEGDPMRLLFSKSASPHHGFAAYYSFVEKIFKADAVLHFGTHGSLEFMPGKQVGMSDACYPDSLIGNIPNVYYYAANNPSEATIAKRRSYANTISYLTPPAENAGLYKGLKQLGELIASYQSLKDTGRGQQIVSSIISTARQCNLDKDVDLPDEGAEISAKERDLVVGKVYAKIMEIESRLLPCGLHIIGEPPSAMEAVATLVNIAALDRPEEGITALPSILAQTVGREIEDIYRGSDKGILKDVELLRQITEASRGAINAFVEKTTNEKGQVVNVTSRLNSILGFGINEPWIQYLSDTKFYRADREQLRVLFGYLGGCLKLIVADNELGSLKQALEGKYVEPGPGGDPIRNPKVLPTGKNIHALDPQSIPTEAALQSAKVVVDRLLERQKADNGGKYPETVALVLWGTDNIKTYGESLAQVMWMIGVRPVADSIGRVNRVEPVSLAELGRPRVDVVVNCSGVFRDLFINQMNLLDRGVKMVAELDEPEEMNFVRKHALEQAKTLGVEVREAATRIFSNASGSYSSNVNLAVENSSWNDEKQLQDMYLSRKSFAFDCDAPGTGMMEKRQVFEMALSTAEATFQNLDSSEISLTDVSHYFDSDPTNLVQNLRKDGKKPNAYIADTTTANAQVRTLSETVRLDARTKLLNPKWYEGMLSSGYEGVREIEKRLTNTVGWSATSGQVDNWVYEEANTTFIKDEEMLKRLMSTNPNSFRKLLQTFLEANGRGYWETSEENIEQLKQLYSEVEDKIEGIDR, encoded by the exons ATGGCTTCTTTGATGTCCTCCCCATTTACATTGCCTACAACTAAAGTAGACCAATTATCTTCAATTTCTCAAAAACATTACTTTCTCCATTCTTTTCTTCCCAAGAAAACTAACCCATCCAACTCCAAATCACCCATGAGAGTGAAATGTGCTGTTGTTGGCAATGGCCTTTTTACTCAAACCTCACCCGAAGTGCGTCGAGTTGTGCCTGAGAATCTTCAAGGCCTTCCTACTGTAAGAATTGTATATGTAGTATTAGAAGCTCAATATCAGTCTTCACTTACTGAGGCTGTTCAAATTTTGAACAAAAGTGAGAAGAATGCCTCATATGAAGTTGTTGGATACTTGGTTGAAGAGCTTAGAGATGAGGAGACTTACAAAACTTTCTGTAAAGATGTTGAAGAAGCCAATATCTTTATTGGATCATTGATTTTTGTGGAAGAGCTTGCGCTTAAAGTTAAGGCGGCAGTGGAGAAAGAAAGGGACAGGCTTGATGCAGTTTTGGTGTTTCCATCAATGCCTGAGGTGATGAGACTCAACAAGTTGGGAACATTTAGTATGTCTCAACTTGGGCAATCGAAGAGTCCATTTTTCCAGTTGCTCAAGGGGAAGAAGTCATCTGCTGGCTTTGCTGACAGCATGTTGAAGCTTGTGAGGACTTTACCTAAAGTTTTGAAGTACTTGCCGAGTGATAAAGCCCAAGACGCGAGGCTTTACATACTTAGTCTGCAGTTTTGGCTTGGTGGTTCACCTGATAATTTGGTCaattttgtaaaaatgatttctgGATCATATGTTCCTGCTTTGAAAGGACTGAAGATTGAGTATTCGGATCCTGTTTTGTTCTTGGATAACGGGATTTGGCACCCTTTGGCCCCTTGTATGTATGATGATGTGAAGGAATATTTGAATTGGTATGGGACGAGGAGGGATGCAAATGAGAAGCTGAAGAGTCCGAATGCACCAGTAGTTGGGTTGATTTTGCAGAGGAGTCATATTGTTACCGGTGATGACAGCCATTATGTGGCTGTGATCATGGAATTGGAAGCAAAAGGGGctaaggtgattccaatttttGCTGGTGGCTTGGACTTTTCAGGGCCCGTTGACAAGTATCTTGTTGATCCTATCAGCAAGAAACCTTTTGTGCACTCAGTGGTGTCACTGACTGGTTTTGCTCTTGTTGGAGGACCAGCAAGACAGGATCATCCGAAagctattgaggcattgatgaaGCTTGATGTGCCTTACATTGTTGCATTGCCTTTGGTATTCCAAACCACAGAGGAGTGGTTGAATAGCACATTAGGCCTGCACCCAATTCAGGTTGCTTTGCAGGTTGCTCTCCCAGAGCTTGATGGAGGCATGGAGCCCATTGTCTTCTCTGGCCGAGATCCAAGAACAG GGAAGTCGCATGCTCTTCACAAGAGAGTGGAGCAGCTTTGCACTAGGGCTATCAACTGGGGTGAACTGAGAAGGAAAACCAAG GCTGAGAAGAAGGTAGCAATCACTGTATTCAGTTTTCCTCCAGACAAAGGAAATGTTGGAACTGCTGCTTACCTGAATGTGTTTGCTTCCATATTCTCTGTTCTCAAAGACCTTGAAGGAGATGGCTACAATCTAGAAGGACTTCCAGAGACAGCCGAAGCCTTGATTGAAGATATACTTCACGACAAAGAGGCTCAGTTCAGCAGCCCAAATCTCAATGTAGCATACAAAATGGGTGTCAGAGAGTACTACAAACTGACTAGCTACGCAACTGCATTGGAAGAGAACTGGGGAAAAGCTCCTGGGAGTTTGAATTCTGATGGGGAGAACCTGTTGGTGTATGGTAAGCAATATGGAAATGTCTTCATTGGCGTTCAGCCTACATTCGGTTATGAGGGTGATCCTATGCGGCTTCTTTTCTCTAAATCAGCTAGCCCCCATCACGGTTTTGCTGCATATTACTCATTTGTTGAGAAAATATTCAAAGCTGATGCAGTGCTTCATTTTGGCACTCACGGTTCTCTTGAATTCATGCCTGGTAAACAGGTTGGTATGAGTGATGCTTGTTACCCAGACAGCCTTATAGGCAATATTCCCAATGTTTACTATTACGCAGCCAATAACCCTTCAGAAGCCACTATAGCCAAGAGAAGGAGCTATGCAAATACTATAAGTTATCTCACTCCTCCAGCAGAAAATGCCGGGCTCTACAAAGGACTGAAGCAGCTTGGAGAACTCATAGCTTCTTACCAGTCTCTCAAGGACACTGGTCGCGGTCAGCAAATTGTGAGCTCTATAATCAGCACAGCCAGACAATGCAATCTTGACAAAGATGTGGATCTTCCGGATGAAGGAGCTGAAATCTCTGCCAAGGAACGTGATCTTGTGGTAGGAAAAGTGTACGCCAAAATCATGGAGATTGAATCGCGACTTTTACCTTGTGGACTCCACATCATTGGTGAGCCTCCATCAGCGATGGAGGCTGTTGCCACTCTCGTTAACATTGCAGCACTAGACCGGCCAGAAGAAGGGATTACGGCTCTTCCATCAATCTTGGCTCAGACAGTAGGAAGAGAGATTGAAGATATATATAGAGGAAGTGACAAAGGAATTTTGAAGGATGTTGAGTTGCTTCGCCAAATAACTGAGGCGTCTCGTGGAGCCATAAATGCATTTGTTGAGAAAACAACTAACGAGAAGGGCCAAGTGGTTAATGTGACTAGCAGACTCAACTCTATCCTCGGTTTTGGTATAAATGAACCTTGGATTCAGTACTTGTCAGACACTAAGTTTTACAGGGCTGACAGAGAACAACTGAGAGTTCTGTTCGGATACTTGGGTGGGTGTCTGAAGTTGATTGTAGCTGATAATGAGTTGGGAAGTTTAAAACAAGCGTTGGAAGGCAAGTATGTGGAACCAGGTCCAGGTGGTGATCCCATCAGAAACCCGAAAGTTTTGCCAACTGGGAAGAATATTCATGCGCTTGACCCACAGTCAATTCCCACTGAAGCTGCATTGCAAAGTGCTAAGGTTGTGGTGGATAGGTTGCTCGAGAGGCAGAAGGCTGACAATGGGGGGAAGTACCCCGAgactgttgcacttgtgttgtGGGGAACAGATAATATCAAAACTTATGGTGAGTCTTTGGCTCAGGTTATGTGGATGATTGGAGTCAGGCCGGTCGCTGATTCTATTGGCCGGGTAAACCGGGTGGAGCCTGTTAGCCTTGCAGAGCTTGGGAGGCCAAGAGTTGATGTTGTTGTGAATTGTTCTGGAGTGTTTAGAGATCTCTTTATCAATCAG ATGAATCTCTTGGACCGGGGTGTGAAGATGGTAGCTGAACTAGATGAGCCCGAAGAAATGAACTTTGTCAGGAAGCACGCACTAGAGCAAGCCAAAACTCTTGGCGTTGAGGTTAGGGAAGCTGCAACTAGAATATTCTCCAACGCCTCAGGCTCGTACTCCTCCAATGTAAACCTtgctgttgaaaattcttcatgGAATGATGAGAAGCAGCTTCAAGACATGTACTTAAGCCGCAAGTCCTTTGCATTTGACTGTGATGCTCCTGGAACCGGTATGATGGAAAAGAGACAAGTATTTGAGATGGCTCTAAGTACAGCCGAGGCCACATTCCAAAACCTTGACTCTTCAGAAATCTCCCTTACTGATGTCAGTCACTACTTCGACTCTGACCCTACCAATCTGGTACAGAACCTGAGGAAGGATGGAAAGAAGCCGAATGCATACATTGCAGACACGACCACGGCTAATGCACAG GTTCGTACTCTGTCCGAGACTGTCCGACTAGATGCACGAACGAAGCTCTTGAACCCCAAATGGTATGAAGGAATGCTGTCCAGCGGATACGAGGGTGTTCGTGAAATTGAGAAGAGGCTAACCAACACAGTGGGATGGAGTGCTACCTCAGGACAAGTGGACAACTGGGTCTATGAAGAAGCAAACACCACATTCATTAAAGATGAAGAGATGTTGAAGAGGCTAATGAGCACAAACCCAAACTCCTTCAGGAAGCTGCTGCAGACTTTCTTGGAGGCCAATGGCCGCGGATACTGGGAAACTTCAGAAGAAAATATCGAGCAATTAAAGCAGTTGTACTCTGAAGTCGAAGATAAGATTGAAGGAATTGATCGGTAA
- the LOC108218052 gene encoding probable glycosyltransferase STELLO1: MLVQDRVNPKGEPGSKSTSRHPSRFSESKSLDFSTWVNDNLYKVFIVGLLIATVVALFFLRNAGDSAALLCFQSQAKPIEKTLHFPAVDWTKVEEIRDKSTPYANFQSENWIVVSVESYPTDSVRNLAKIKGWQVLAIGDSRTPDDWSLKGTIFLSLQQQAKLGFRVVDYLPYGSFVRKSVGYLFAIQHGAKRIFDADDRGEVIGNDLGKHFDVDLVGENARQEVILQYGRENPNRTVVNPYIHFGQRSVWPRGLPLENVGDIGHELYYNQVFGGKQFIQQGISNGLPDIDSVFYFTRKPGLDGFDIRFDERSPKVALPQGVMAPVNSFNTMYHSSAFWGLMLPVSVSSMASDVLRGYWGQRLLWEIGGYLVVYPPTVHRYDRVEAYPFSEEKDLHVNVGRLIKFLISWRSSKHRFFEKILELSFAMAEEGFWSEKDVKFTAAWLQDLIAVGYKQPRLMSLELDRPQANIGHGDRQDFIPQKLPSVHLGVDESGTVNYEIGNLIRWRKNFGNVVLIMFCTGPIERTALEWRLLYGRIFKSVIILSEQKNVDLAVEEAKLDHVYKHLPNILNRFTSAEGFLFLQDDTILNYWNLIQADKDKLWITNKVSKSWSSVPVSGKSDWFVQQAEMVKKVVATMPVHFQVSYKESMKSDMTLTLCSSEVFYIPRRSVADYIDLVNLIGHLDMHQKVAIPMIFLAMDSADNFDSIFNSMVYKRKQPSNSSTFYSPEAAAVHPWNVSSEQDFIKLIRIMAAGDPLLMELV; the protein is encoded by the exons ATGTTGGTCCAAGATCGTGTAAACCCGAAAGGAGAGCCTGGATCAAAATCAACGAGCCGTCATCCAAGTCGCTTCTCGGAGTCCAAATCTCTTGATTTCTCCACTTGGGTCAATGATAATCTTTACAAAGTCTTCATTGTGGGGTTGCTGATTGCCACTGTTGTAGCGCTTTTCTTTCTCCGCAACGCGGGTGACTCGGCTGCGCTTCTTTGCTTTCAGTCTCAGGCGAAACCCATTGAGAAAACTTTGCATTTTCCGGCTGTGGATTGGACTAAAGTTGAGGAAATTCGAGATAAATCAACCCCTTATGCTAATTTCCAATCGGAGAATTGGATTGTGGTGTCTGTGGAGAGTTATCCGACTGATTCAGTTCGCAATCTTGCCAAGATTAAGGGATGGCAGGTTCTAGCAATTGGGGATTCCAGGACTCCGGATGATTGGAGCTTGAAAGGTACTATCTTTTTGTCTCTGCAGCAGCAAGctaaattagggtttagggttgttGATTATTTGCCTTATGGTTCTTTTGTTAGAAAGTCTGTTGGGTATTTGTTTGCAATTCAACATGGGGCGAAAAGGATCTTTGATGCTGATGATCGCGGTGAGGTGATTGGTAATGATCTGGGGAAGCATTTTGATGTGGATTTAGTTGGAGAAAATGCTAGACAAGAGGTTATATTGCAGTATGGTCGTGAAAATCCTAATAGGACTGTTGTGAATCCGTACATTCATTTTGGGCAGAGGTCGGTTTGGCCGAGGGGATTGCCATTGGAGAATGTTGGTGATATTGGTCATGAATTGTATTATAATCAAGTGTTTGGTGGGAAGCAATTTATTCAACAGGGAATATCTAATGGTCTTCCTGATATTGATTCGGTGTTTTATTTTACTAGGAAGCCAGGTTTGGATGGATTTGATATTAGGTTTGATGAACGTTCTCCAAAAGTGGCGCTGCCACAAGGTGTTATGGCGCCAGTTAATTCTTTTAATACTATGTACCATTCATCGGCATTTTGGGGTCTGATGCTTCCTGTTTCTGTAAGTTCAATGGCTTCTGATGTATTGAGGGGTTATTGGGGCCAGAGGCTTTTATGGGAAATTGGTGGTTATCTTGTTGTATATCCCCCTACTGTACATAGGTATGATAGAGTTGAAGCTTACCCTTTTTCTGAAGAGAAAGATCTTCATGTAAATGTTGGTCGTTTAATTAAGTTTTTGATCTCCTGGAGATCAAGTAAGCATAgattttttgagaaaattttgGAGCTGAGTTTTGCAATGGCTGAGGAAGGCTTTTGGTCGGAGAAGGATGTGAAGTTTACTGCTGCTTGGCTTCAAGACTTGATTGCAGTTGGGTACAAGCAGCCCAGGCTGATGTCCCTTGAATTGGATAGGCCACAGGCAAATATTGGTCATGGAGACAGGCAGGACTTTATTCCTCAAAAGTTACCGTCAGTTCATCTTGGAGTTGATGAAAGTGGAACAGTAAATTATGAAATCGGAAATTTAATTAGGTGGAGGAAGAACTTTGGGAATGTAGTGCTTATAATGTTCTGTACTGGCCCTATTGAGCGTACTGCTTTAGAGTGGAGATTGCTCTATGGAAGGATATTTAAGTCGGTCATTATTTTGTCGGAGCAGAAAAATGTAGATCTTGCTGTTGAAGAAGCCAAGCTTGACCATGTATACAA GCATCTCCCAAACATATTGAATAGATTTACGAGTGCAGAAGGGTTCCTGTTCCTCCAAGATGATACTATTCTTAATTACTGGAACTTAATACAAGCAGATAAGGATAAGCTCTGGATTACAAACAAG GTGTCCAAGTCCTGGAGTTCTGTTCCAGTTTCTGGGAAATCGGATTGGTTTGTGCAACAAGCAGAAATGGTGAAGAAAGTTGTTGCTACTATGCCAGTTCACTTCCAAGTTAGTTATAAGGAATCAATGAAGAGTGACATGACCCTTACCTTATGCAGTTCTGAGGTATTTTACATACCTCGTAGATCTGTAGCTGACTACATTGATCTTGTGAATCTAATTGGCCATCTAGATATGCATCAAAAGGTCGCAATACCCATGATCTTTTTAGCAATGGATTCAGCAGATAACTTTGACTCCATCTTCAATTCAATGGTATATAAGCGAAAACAGCCTTCTAATTCCTCAACATTCTATTCGCCGGAAGCAGCTGCTGTTCACCCATGGAATGTCTCGAGTGAGCAAGACTTCATAAAGCTCATAAGAATAATGGCAGCAGGCGATCCTCTTTTAATGGAGTTGGTATAA
- the LOC108217438 gene encoding uncharacterized protein LOC108217438: MKNKMEAEASSFPCEDEQIVASALLLLSTPSISSSTSSYGNNMNLLVASSKSYNSSTSVMTIDEASSSASLKRLRVVGKSPISVASREIKLKVVRKSRSKILRISDCQKASSGKLATVSWGSETKSEASSCLSSTTSTSVSSAQTCKTTAKNKAVGTPHLHRRADSIMNLLAHRDGISEIRIRQFLGDSPDTSKALRMLMKQAAVKRSGAGGRCDPYIYMIA, translated from the exons atgaaaaacaaaatggAAGCAGAAGCATCATCATTTCCATGTGAAGATGAACAAATAGTTGCTTCagctcttcttcttctctcAACTCCTTCCATCTCTTCTTCTACTTCAAG CTACGGTAACAACATGAATTTGCTTGTCGCTTCTTCGAAATCGTACAATTCGAGTACGAGTGTGATGACGATTGATGAAGCTTCTTCTTCAGCAAGTCTCAAAAGGCTCCGTGTTGTTGGCAAGTCTCCGATCTCTGTTGCTTCTCGTGAGATCAAGCTTAAG GTTGTAAGAAAGAGCCGGTCTAAGATTCTTCGAATTTCTGATTGCCAAAAAGCAAGTTCAGGAAAGTTGGCTACAGTTTCATGGGGATCCGAGACAAAGAGTGAGGCATCGTCGTGTTTGTCAAGTACCACCAGCACCTCGGTTTCCTCTGCACAGACCTGCAAGACTACAGCAAAAAACAAGGCGGTGGGAACTCCTCACCTGCACAGACGTGCTGATTCCATCATGAATCTGTTGGCTCATCGTGATGGTATTTCTGAAATTAGGATTCGTCAGTTTCTTGGTGATAGTCCTGATACCAGCAAAGCGTTAAGAAT GTTGATGAAACAAGCTGCTGTGAAGAGGTCTGGAGCTGGAGGCAGATGTGACCCTTATATATACATG ATAGCATGA
- the LOC108216645 gene encoding protein TEEBE → MASSLSLCLVLVFSLFVSFAFAAIPPYLDGYLANGNFELGPKRSDMKKTTIIGKYSLPKWEISGLVEYVSGGPQPGGFYFAIPRGAHAARLGNEASISQIVSDLKPGSIYSLTFSATRTCAQDEILRVSASGRSSDLPIQTLFSSDGADTYAWAFKASSSSEKVTFHNPGIQEDPTCGPLLDAIAIKEILPLKYSKGNLVKNGGFETGPHVFKNFSTGVLLLPKQQDLISPLPGWIVESLKPVKYIDSKHFSVPSGSAAIEIVGGRESAIAQVVRTVSNKLYDLTFTIGDAKNGCHATMVIEAFAAKDTVKANFTSQGKGGYKSASLRFRAISDRTRITFFSAYYHTKINDWGHICGPVLDNVRVWPARV, encoded by the exons ATGGCTTCTTCTCTCTCGCTTTGTCTTGTCTTGGTGTTCTCCCTCTTTGTCAGCTTTGCATTTGCAGCTATCCCTCCATATCTTGATG GATATCTGGCAAATGGCAACTTTGAGCTTGGACCAAAGCGATCAGACATGAAGAAAACAACGATTATAGGGAAGTACTCACTGCCCAAATGGGAGATCAGTGGCTTGGTTGAGTATGTCTCGGGTGGACCACAGCCAGGTGGCTTCTACTTTGCAATCCCTCGTGGGGCGCATGCAGCCAGACTAGGAAATGAAGCTTCCATATCTCAGATTGTGTCTGATCTGAAGCCGGGATCCATATACTCACTAACATTTTCAGCTACGAGGACTTGTGCCCAAGATGAGATCCTGAGAGTTTCGGCCTCTGGTCGGTCAAGTGACCTCCCCATTCAGACCTTATTCAGCAGTGATGGGGCAGACACTTATGCTTGGGCTTTTAAGGCTTCTTCTTCTAGCGAAAAGGTCACCTTCCATAACCCTGGTATTCAAGAAGATCCTACTTGTGGTCCTCTCTTAGATGCTATTGCAATCAAGGAGATACTCCCTCTCAAGTATAGCAAAG GTAATTTGGTGAAAAACGGTGGCTTTGAGACTGGTCCGCATGTGTTCAAGAACTTCTCAACCGGAGTTCTTCTCCTTCCAAAACAACAAGATCTGATTTCACCACTTCCTGGATGGATCGTCGAGTCCTTGAAACCAGTCAAGTACATTGACTCAAAGCACTTTTCAGTCCCATCGGGAAGCGCTGCAATTGAAATAGTTGGAGGAAGAGAAAGTGCCATTGCACAAGTTGTAAGGACAGTGAGTAACAAGCTCTATGACCTAACCTTCACAATTGGAGATGCAAAGAATGGTTGCCACGCAACAATGGTGATTGAAGCATTTGCGGCTAAAGATACTGTGAAGGCTAATTTCACATCTCAGGGGAAAGGAGGATATAAATCTGCTAGTCTCAGGTTCCGGGCTATATCAGATAGGACAAGGATCACATTCTTCAGTGCATATTATCACACTAAAATTAACGACTGGGGTCATATTTGTGGCCCTGTTTTGGACAATGTTAGAGTCTGGCCTGCTAGAGTATAA